CGCCAGGAAGTAGCCCGCCATAAATTCACATCAGAGTTTTATATTAATAATCATGTTGAAATCTTATTTCATTCACTACATGTAAGGTTATTTTGCAAATTAAAAAACCAGTAGTTACAAAATAAACATTCAATAATTCTGATGTCAGACAGCAAAACTCCTGACTATGTTCTTCTCCGCCAGGCTCCTAAGATCACAGACCAGCCAGTAGCCGCCACGCGGCTACCGTGAACTAAGGAGCTTATCCATGGCATATGCAACAACAAACCCGTACACCGGGGAACTGATTAAAACCTTTGCGGATGCAACCGACGCCGAAGTATCCGACGCCATTGCCAGGTCTCACTCTGCATTCACCGCCTGGCGCGACGAAAGTTTCGCCAGCCGCGGGGCGATTTTACAGCGCGCCGCTGATCTACTGCGCCAGCAACAGGATGACCTTGCCCGCCTGCTGACACTGGAAATGGGCAAGCTGCACAGCGAAGCCCTGGCAGAGGTCGAGCTGTCCGCCCGGATTTTCGAATACTACGTTCATAACGCCGAACGCCTGCTGGCACCGGATATCTTACCGGCGGCAAACCCTGAAGAGGCGACCTCGCAAGTGGTCCATGAGCCGCTGGGTGTCCTGCTCGCTATTGAGCCGTGGAATTTTCCCTATTACCAGATAGCCCGCATTATTGCGCCCCAGCTGTCGGCAGGTAATACCGTCTTACTGAAGCATGCCTCTAACGTGCCCCAGAGTGCGGCGCGGTTTGAAAAACTGATGCGCGACGCCGGGCTTCCGGAAGGGGCATTTATCAATCTTTATGCGACCCGCAGCCAGATTGAGATGATCCTCAACGATCCGCGTGTTCAGGGGGTAGCGCTGACGGGCTCTGAAGCTGCCGGGGCCGTTGTTGCCCGCCAGGCCGCCAGTGCACTGAAAAAATCCACTCTGGAGCTGGGCGGGTCCGACGCATTTATCGTGCTCCGGGATGCCGATCTTGATAAGAGCGCTAAATGGG
This Shimwellia blattae DSM 4481 = NBRC 105725 DNA region includes the following protein-coding sequences:
- a CDS encoding NAD-dependent succinate-semialdehyde dehydrogenase, giving the protein MAYATTNPYTGELIKTFADATDAEVSDAIARSHSAFTAWRDESFASRGAILQRAADLLRQQQDDLARLLTLEMGKLHSEALAEVELSARIFEYYVHNAERLLAPDILPAANPEEATSQVVHEPLGVLLAIEPWNFPYYQIARIIAPQLSAGNTVLLKHASNVPQSAARFEKLMRDAGLPEGAFINLYATRSQIEMILNDPRVQGVALTGSEAAGAVVARQAASALKKSTLELGGSDAFIVLRDADLDKSAKWAVFGRHWNGGQVCVSSKRMIIATEVYDAFMERYIAGVAALRAGDPSDATTTLAPLSSRQAADEVKQKIQLAVDHGAIALEVGPKVPHRGAFVQPTILTNVTPDNPAYNMEFFGPVSMIFRAENEDDALRIANDSPFGLGGAIFTRDTAHGAELAKRLSTGMVYINHPTRVKADLPFGGIRRSGYGRELIGLGIKEFVNHKLISIVDIDAEF